The nucleotide window GGGTGACGCGCCAGGTCCACTAGGAAAGCCGAACAGCACCACGGGAGCAGGGCTAGGGAACAGGCCCGCCCAGCGCGTAGCTCAGGGCGGGAGGGGGGTGAGGTAAAGGCGCCAGCCTGTGCTTAGATGGAGTCCGGCGGCAAGAGGACGTGGGTGGAGGCTCCAGGTGAAAACGGTCGGGACAATTAAGGTCTTACTAGTGCTCTCGGGCCCTGACAGCTAGCTCGCGACCCGCTACCTCAGGAGCCGGTGCGGACGCGGAGGGTGAGAGAGATTTTATATCCGCGGCATTTCACACAGGGCAGCGTGAAACGCCCTGGCTTCCCTCCTGCCGTCGGGCCGTGCGGCGCAGAGCTGCGCGGCGTCTTTAGGGGCACCCGCTGCTCGACGGGCACTGTTCCTAGCGAGGGATCCGCTCCGCTGCCTTCTCCGGGCCAGGGCTGCGCTACGCGGGCTCAGTCCCGCTGACAGCAAGCGAAGAGTCTTTTCAGCATTGCAGAAGTCGCGTTTCAGATGTGTTACGTGTTTACTGGCGCAGGGCCAGTAAAACCTTGTGTGTGCACAGAGATTTGTGCCTTTCTTGACTGTATAGAGTGAATGCTTCCAGCCTTGGTCTTGCATACGTATCCTAAAGATAGCTTTGTTAGTTCATACTAAAACCTATCCTTAATCATTCACAGAACTACTTCGCTGTTCTTCAAATATCTGTCTAGAAGTTTCCTATGtcctgttgtggtttttttgctattgtgCTGACCTAGAATTACCAGCATATTTCCAAGCAGTTTCTGAATTATACATGCCTAAAgagtaagggggggggggcattgagtactttttctgcagtgcttggtGAAACTGATCTACCGCTGGAGCTTTTAAGAACTAAACcaatattaaatttaaataacTTTCTTCTATTAATTGCCAGGTTAATAAAAAGAGTAATGTCATATTCAGTATTTGGTGCCTGAGGCAATAATTCTTAAAAACCCTAATTTAATTCTGACATTGATGGCTAATCTCTGTCTGTTGTCAGTAGATGTGAATGGAATCTCAGTATCTGAAAAGATGCCTGGGAAGTTGCTTGAAAAAGGGACTGGCAGAGGTTGTAGAGCATCAGCCGGCAGATCCAATAGAGTATCTGGCACATTGGATTTACAATTACAGAAGAATcttagatgaagaaaaaaaggtggatcCATCTTGGGCAAAAAAATTCATGACAATATAATTGATGCTATTTAatgtctctttatttttttaattgattctgTGTTACCTCTGAAATAGAGAATGCTGGAGAGAATTGAGCTAGAACAACAATGGGAGGCGGCCCTGGTAGAACTcgaaatgttaagaaaaatgaaggaagaagagcTAATGATTCAGCAGAAACTTGAAGAACAACATCAGGTTAATAATACTTAATAATAGATAGTTATAAATGGTATATGATGCTGTGGCATCTTGTAGCTCTCTGTATACTTCTAATCTCTGTATAATGATTTTGATAGAAGGTAgcataaaacaagtattttaatctaatttttctaaataataaCTGAAATGATTAGTCAGCCCATGGGAAGAAAAACTTACATACTAGGCAgtaaaatgttataaaaaaaatgaaggagcCTAAGGTAAAAAGCAACCAATTTAAGACTTACATGAGAAGTAACTTAAAATAAGCAGACTATCGTCCGTAGTTAATAATGAACAAGAGCTGGTGCAAATAAAGCTAGAAATCACTGCAAAAATTTTTGACAGGCCTGCTAAGAGGCCTGGGAGTAATAACCAATCATTGTCTGAAGCTACTTCCATGTAATGTCAGTAATGCAAAAAAAGGTAATGAGAATGTATACACAATTATAGAGTCCCGAAAATGGTTGGTAATGAATGAATGAAGACTGCATATGTAAGCAGTATGTATAGTGTGATCCAATGAggtccctttttctttccttcgcTACCTGAGCATTCTGTTGGTATGAAGCAATTTGAGTCCTATGCTATATGGACTTTCAATATGAGAAATAAAGATAAATATCTGTGTTTCTAGCTGTTCTTTATAAAGGAGTCATATGAATTTGACCACACGTGTAACAGCCTCAGTGTTGCTGTGATAATGTTGACATTATCTGACTGGATTTTTTTACGTGGCTGACTTTCACAACCTTAAAATCAAGAGTAATTTTAAATCTGTGCTGATCTTGTTAAGCCCAGTTCTAGTGTAAGGTGCATTCATTCTATTTCACTTGCACTTTTTAAATTTGGACTTTACAAATTTGCAGACCGAAAGTTATGTGCTTAAGGATTTCATGAGTCATTTAAAATAGTAAATGGAAATAAGAATATGAGATAATTCACAGACAATTAAATAAGTTATTTCATGTAAACTGCAGGAAAGATGTTGAACAATACTCACATTAGACACATTTTTTAACCTAACTCACAATTTTGGCTATAGTCACGTACTCAGGCATGGTTTGATTATATGTAccaaaaatgaatgtgaaaactAGTTACTACAATATGACCATATTTATAGCAACTGCTCACAAAACGCTACAGCAAACAGTATTCTCCAGGCCTTAGTGCTGTTGAATGTGAACAGTTAGATTATGCAGTTTCTGAAGTTTTGATGCAATAGGACTTGGCTCACAAAGAATAAACACTTTGTATTAGATATTTCCGATTGGAAATATTAAAGGTTGCTGATGAAGATGATAATAATGTTAATGACATTGCTTGCCAACCTTTTCTGTAAGTTTGATTCTATATGGATTCAGCTGTCTGTGCTAGATACTATACGAAGTATCAAAGAACTTAATCCGAAGTATAGGAGATAATGAATATAGACTGATAAAGAGCATGCGGAATGAGACAGTATCTTAAGTGTGTACACTAACTTCAGTTGtctatttcttcttcctcttggcAGTAAAGCCTTTCTATCCATGTGTGTCTAAAACCTATGAAAATGTTGAGCTAGGTAATACTGAAAGGGCTTTATGTTATTAACATTGCAGTtatgttttctgcttccttttttattttatttaagattgCAATCATGAAATACATTGTAAGCAATGGGGTAGGGAAGatgaatgtggtttttttccttctaatttgtCCTTTCTTAAACTGTCTGCAGGGTCAGCTGGAACAAGAACGTGAGGAGTTGAAACTGCAGAATGAAGAAGATGAAATGCTGTTGCAGAGGAAAGATCAAGAGGTTTAAGCCAAAGCTTAGTCAGTGGTTTGAAAGTACTGTTAATCAGCTGTCTTTGCCAGGTGGAGGCATTAAATACGAAACACAAGGCAGAAGCCCATGGGTGTTGAACtaacacataattaaaaaaaaaaaaaaagttaaaatgggGGAAGAATGTCTAACACCTTGCTTCCAGTCTGGGTTTTATACTTGAGTTTTGGTCTGTTCTATTAGGTTTATTTAGTTTATATTCAGAACAGAGCATAAATTTATTGCAAAATTTAGCCTAAGGTCAGCTTAGTTGATGCTTTCACGTTCCTTGATGGTATTTATGAGAAAGTATTATAACTTAAGTATGTCTAATTTAAGTGTCTAGGCAGTAATGCTTTACAGTGTGCTAGCACAAAGTCCATTTGCTGTGCCTGGAAAAGGAACTGTGGATTGGAATTGGGATGCCTCTTGATTGTGAGATCTTCCTGGTGCACAGGAATTTACACTAACAGAAGAGTGCGTATACAGATGTCCATGTAAATGTATGGTCTTTTAATGCTATTTCAGTAAAAACATACACTGATAATTGGCGTGCTTATCTCAATAAAGCTTTTAAATATGAATATCTCTTACATTTACATGGAGCACATCATATTTTAGAGATATGTACATTTTTAGAGCACTGTTAAAATACTGACAGAACATAATTGTAGAAAGATGACAGTATTAAAGTGACAGAAAAAATGAATATGTAGAAATTTAAACCAAAAttcctgttatttaaaaaaaactgataaaaatagTCTTAGCAAGCATACAAAGACCATACTCACATACTAACACGTTTGTATAGCATGCATCTAAAGTACCTCTTTATATTAATACATAATGTCATTTTAACACATCGAAATATTCTCTGTAGATAATTATTCATGACATGGAATACTTTTAACCGAAAACTGGTTTTCATTACCATAGGAAAATGAAAAGACGATAGCTGAACTTACAGATAGACTTGGAGCACCTAATTTGACCAGAGTTGAGGAGCTAGATGAGAATGGACAGTTTGAGGTAAGTGTTTAGAAAGAACAGGGAGATTATAAATGATTGATTCTTACAGATTTGCTTTTCTGCACTGACATATCAAAGGTTAAAACTGTTGCAGTTAAGGCTGTGCTGGTTCTTTCCTATGGTTTTAAAGGATGGTATTTTGGCCACAACTTCCAAACTGCCCATAGGCTGTTCTCTGGTACAAGTTAAGCCATTCTAAAAGACTGTGTGGTGTTGGCTGACTAAATCTTCAAGATTTAAAGTGCCCTTTTGTATTCAGGTGCAttacaaatgaaaatatgaatatCCTCAGAGAGGAGGTAGCCTTCCTTTGCCATGTGAACAGATAGTCATGTACAACATGTACTAAATCACAAAAGATTGCTCACTTTTGAGTGATTgaagtaatttatatttttctggttGGTGTGAAGTATATTTTTTGTGCAGAAGAATGTACTCTTGTGCAGAGATATCTGAGAAAACATTTAACATATAACACCAGATACTAAGGACACACAGCGCTCACTAAGGCTGGGGCCTGCTGAGAATCAGGTTATCTGAGCCCTGTGCCAAGATGAATGTACTGCTTTCAGTACCACAACTATGGCTCTATGCTGTGATCCTCAGCTATCTTCTAtgcccagctttttttttttttttaaattattattccttttatACTTGACAGTCCAGGGAAATGAGAGAACATGAATCAGCCTTCATTTATTGTAAAGCATGGCAGTACGTTTAACAGATGATGCCAACTCCTGTGAAATCATCTTTATGAGTATTCAGTGGTCATAAAGATATTGGCATGGTCTGACTTTTTCCAGTTAGAGTATTCACAGTGGTATGACTTGAGATTTTGATATACTAGTTTTAGTACATCATTATCAGaaccctttttccttttttagccttaataatatgctttatgCTTAAGGTTACTTTAATAACAGCCTGTTTTATAAgtattctttaaatatatttatgaacATAATTATGACTGTACTTCGGGACAGGTTTTCACAGGTGTTTTTTTACCAGGGTAAATCAGATGAGTTCTCAAAATCTCCTATAGCCCCAATTTTTACAATTTTCTGATAATTACATATTAAAAAGTATTCTTGAGGCTTCAGGCCTATTTTATGTGTTCTTAAATAAATGAATTGCAAAACCAGAAGTGAACATGAGTAGTAAACTTACCTGCTTCTTCTTGTATGTGCCAGCTTCCAAGTTTTCATGCCTAAAGTCATTTAAAGTTGGATTACATTGGCCTTTGGTGATGTTATTTCAGGTTTTACGGTGATGTTTGTTGAATTAAACTACAAATTAAGAACAGgtcaataaaattaaaatatatagacTTGTACTGTTGAAACTATACTGCTCTCAGTATCATAGTACTTTATCCAGACTTGCTGGATTTTATAATAAAAGTCTGGTGATAAACTTCATTGCATTTCACTGAATGGAAGAATACATAATTATATTGATGAATACCGACTTGTCTTTCactgagttttttctttttcttttctcctcttttttactttttgcaaAGTTCAGTTAATGCTGGCAACTGATAGaatatattttttggttttttagagTATAAGAGATCTCACGGCAGAAGGAGAACAAGAAAGTTCCCAACTGATCTGAAAGcagtaaatatattttctactcATTACTTGCTGATCCTGAAGTGTAATAtcttaatttatgtattttatatatagaaCTGATTTACATaccttttgtttcagtttctgtgcTTTCTGAGTGTTTGTATAAAGTCTGTTAATTCTGGCATGTgatgcttcctttttgttcttaaaCCATTGTAGCTAGCACAGCTGACTCAGAGGAAGAAAACTGCAactgaaatgaaagcagtaaatatattttctacttatTGTCCGTTGATTCTTGACATGTAACCGTAATAATTATAGATATAATTAATGTGTCAAGATTATTTTGGAGTACAGGCTACAATATGATAATTTTAAtcaatattaaaagaataaaagattatTGAAAAAGGATTTTCCAAGAATTTGAATGATTTCTGATAGAAAGTAGGAGTGATCTACAGATTAGAAGGTGTGGAGAGAGTTCTGCACATCAAACTAGATGCAAAAATCAAGTCAGAAGATTTTCCAATTTATCTGG belongs to Harpia harpyja isolate bHarHar1 chromosome 10, bHarHar1 primary haplotype, whole genome shotgun sequence and includes:
- the DYDC1 gene encoding DPY30 domain-containing protein 1, coding for MESQYLKRCLGSCLKKGLAEVVEHQPADPIEYLAHWIYNYRRILDEEKKRMLERIELEQQWEAALVELEMLRKMKEEELMIQQKLEEQHQGQLEQEREELKLQNEEDEMLLQRKDQEENEKTIAELTDRLGAPNLTRVEELDENGQFESIRDLTAEGEQESSQLI